A window of Paenibacillus polygoni contains these coding sequences:
- the cdaA gene encoding diadenylate cyclase CdaA, whose amino-acid sequence MNYFADLTWQESIKDIIDILIVGYIIYQIILLVRGTRAVQLLKGILLLVVIWVVSTWFNLYTLKWLMNQFFTFSVVGLFIIFQPELRRALEQLGRGKWFNRISADNEEFSRFTNELIKAINYCSRRKIGALIVFERETGLNEYTESGIKMNSVLSSELLINIFIPNTPLHDGAVILQGKQIAAAACYLPLSENPFISKELGTRHRAAIGVSEVADAVAIVVSEETGQISLAINGQVVRDIKEESLISKLHEELRPSSTLKEKRNPFWKRKGGRQ is encoded by the coding sequence ATGAACTATTTTGCGGACTTAACATGGCAAGAGTCCATTAAAGACATTATAGATATATTAATTGTAGGCTACATTATATACCAAATCATCCTGCTTGTTCGGGGTACACGTGCTGTGCAATTGCTGAAGGGGATCCTTTTACTTGTGGTGATTTGGGTTGTCAGTACCTGGTTTAATCTCTACACATTAAAGTGGCTCATGAACCAGTTCTTTACGTTCAGTGTGGTTGGTCTATTCATCATCTTCCAACCTGAGCTCCGCCGCGCACTTGAGCAGTTAGGACGAGGTAAATGGTTTAATCGGATTAGTGCAGATAATGAGGAGTTTAGCAGGTTTACGAATGAATTGATTAAAGCCATCAACTACTGCTCTCGCCGCAAGATCGGAGCTTTGATTGTCTTTGAACGAGAAACAGGGCTCAACGAATATACGGAATCAGGTATTAAGATGAACTCTGTGTTAAGTTCGGAACTGCTCATCAATATATTCATTCCGAATACACCGCTCCATGATGGAGCTGTTATTCTGCAAGGGAAACAGATTGCGGCGGCAGCCTGTTATTTACCTTTATCAGAGAATCCTTTCATTAGTAAAGAACTTGGCACACGCCACAGGGCAGCCATTGGAGTCAGTGAAGTTGCCGATGCGGTCGCCATTGTCGTATCGGAAGAGACAGGTCAAATTTCTCTTGCGATTAATGGTCAGGTGGTAAGAGATATTAAAGAAGAATCACTCATTTCCAAATTACATGAAGAACTTCGTCCATCTTCTACGCTAAAAGAGAAACGTAACCCGTTCTGGAAACGGAAGGGGGGACGTCAGTAA
- a CDS encoding zf-HC2 domain-containing protein — protein MDCNEITSLMHEYLDDELSTSQKKGLENHLSMCPDCRMLFKELEQTDMLLYAMKHYSPSASDELTDRIMSAVPQPKKQQPWLKWVKRHPAFTAAAVFLLVMLSSTLSFWDQSDQLIVKGNDLDQIVIEGNNVIIPEGKSINGDLTVENGTAQIYGNVEGNLTVIDGSYNMQASTAHVSGQIKSIDQALDWIWYKVTNIMSVVAYR, from the coding sequence ATGGATTGCAATGAAATCACCTCTTTAATGCATGAATATTTAGATGATGAACTTTCGACTTCCCAGAAAAAGGGGCTCGAGAATCATTTATCGATGTGTCCTGACTGCCGCATGCTTTTTAAAGAGTTAGAACAGACGGATATGCTGCTATACGCTATGAAACATTATTCCCCGTCTGCTTCAGATGAGCTGACTGATCGGATCATGAGTGCTGTACCACAACCGAAGAAGCAGCAACCTTGGCTGAAATGGGTGAAGCGACATCCTGCATTTACTGCTGCTGCTGTATTTTTGTTAGTTATGTTGTCCAGTACTCTTAGCTTCTGGGATCAGAGCGATCAGCTGATCGTTAAAGGCAATGATCTGGATCAAATCGTAATTGAAGGGAATAATGTTATTATTCCAGAAGGTAAGTCTATAAACGGCGATTTAACCGTGGAAAATGGAACAGCTCAGATATATGGCAACGTAGAGGGAAATCTTACGGTTATTGATGGTTCTTACAATATGCAAGCTTCTACAGCACATGTTTCCGGGCAGATCAAGAGCATAGACCAGGCACTGGATTGGATTTGGTATAAGGTAACAAACATCATGTCTGTTGTAGCATATCGCTAA
- the sigW gene encoding RNA polymerase sigma factor SigW — translation MDNLEKRLVKLILKGDQRAFAELVELYKDKLFHLAYRMLNNRHEAEDIVQETFLRVYRNMEKYDPEQKFSTWIYRIATNLCIDRLRRKKPSYSLDAEIGEQEGTDGYAMLPSDDRTPESEALLSETQRVIRDAIETLPAKYKSIMVLRYLQDLSLQEISEVLDMPVTTIKTRVHRGREFLRKKLEYKL, via the coding sequence GTGGACAATTTAGAAAAAAGGTTGGTCAAACTCATACTAAAGGGAGATCAGCGAGCATTTGCTGAGCTTGTTGAGTTATACAAAGACAAATTATTTCATTTGGCTTATCGTATGCTCAATAATCGGCACGAAGCGGAAGATATTGTACAGGAAACTTTTTTACGGGTATACCGGAATATGGAGAAATATGATCCTGAACAGAAGTTTTCTACATGGATCTACCGTATTGCTACGAACTTGTGTATCGATAGGTTAAGAAGAAAAAAACCTTCGTATTCACTTGATGCGGAAATCGGTGAGCAGGAAGGCACAGATGGTTATGCCATGCTCCCAAGTGATGATCGGACGCCGGAAAGTGAAGCTCTGTTATCAGAGACACAGCGCGTTATCCGAGATGCCATTGAAACTTTGCCAGCAAAGTATAAATCCATTATGGTACTGCGCTATTTGCAGGATCTCTCTTTACAGGAAATTAGTGAAGTATTGGACATGCCGGTAACAACCATCAAGACAAGAGTACATAGGGGTCGTGAGTTTTTACGTAAAAAACTTGAATATAAACTGTAG
- the ppc gene encoding phosphoenolpyruvate carboxylase, whose translation MTEIMVTANKSNSNNLLRRDVRFLGNILGEVLVHQGGNELLDVVEKIRETSKALRAEYTPELYQEFLSMIKQLDSEKRHQVIRAFAVYFQLVNIAEQNHRIRRKRDYERSAGETVQPGSIEMAVKTLKEKGFEYSDVEEILSSLSLELVMTAHPTEAMRRVILDIHKRISEDVMLLDNPILTLREREQLREKLLNEVITLWQTDELRDRKPTVLDEVRNGMYYFHETLFHVLPDVYEELERCLQKYYPENRWHVPTYLKFGSWIGGDRDGNPSVTSDVTWETLRVQRKLAIREYKRILIELMGVLSFSTNIVNVSEELMASIEEDRKHVVIKKADIWRNEKEPYRIKLAYMITKLSNILDESTLGQPNRYDSPEELIRDLKVIDCSLRHHYADYVADTYIKKTIRQVELFGFHTATLDIRQHSQEHENAMTEILAHMNIVEDYSALSEEEKINLLADLLNDPRPLTSSHFKYSENTHECLEVYRTIYRAQKEYGKNCINSYLISMTRGASDLLEVMVLAKEVGLYRVEPDGTVVCSIQSVPLFETIDDLHAAPQIMKRLFDLPVYRRSVQARNDVQEIMLGYSDSNKDGGVVTANWELLVAMNDITAMSKDYGVKLKFFHGRGGALGRGGMTLNRSILAQPSHTIGGGIKITEQGEVISSRYSLKGIAYRSLEQATSALLTSATAARTEKVDEKEAGWKEIIKEISEVSLEKYQDLIFRDKDFFSFFKESTPLPEIGELNIGSRPSKRKNSDRFEDLRAIPWVFAWTQSRYLFPAWYAAGTGLQSFYQGKEENMKVLQDMYNNYPFFSTLIDTVQMAVAKADMNISKQYTYMVKDEEVRNRIVGLIKEEYKLTKDLLLKVTGQQEILDNVPVIQESIRLRNPYVDPLSYLQVQLLAELRELREQDGDDAELLREVLLTINGIAAGLRNTG comes from the coding sequence ATGACAGAAATTATGGTAACCGCGAACAAAAGCAATTCTAACAACTTGTTGCGCCGGGATGTGCGGTTTCTTGGTAATATACTCGGGGAGGTTCTCGTTCATCAAGGAGGTAATGAACTTCTAGATGTAGTAGAAAAAATCCGTGAAACCAGTAAGGCTTTACGGGCCGAATATACGCCAGAGTTGTATCAAGAATTCCTTAGTATGATCAAGCAATTAGATTCTGAGAAGCGCCATCAAGTGATACGGGCTTTTGCAGTTTACTTTCAATTGGTGAACATTGCGGAACAGAACCACCGAATTCGTCGCAAACGTGACTACGAAAGATCTGCAGGAGAGACTGTACAGCCAGGATCAATCGAAATGGCTGTTAAGACTTTGAAGGAAAAAGGGTTTGAATACAGTGATGTTGAAGAAATCCTAAGTTCTCTTTCACTTGAGCTTGTTATGACTGCGCATCCTACGGAAGCCATGCGTCGTGTTATTCTGGATATACATAAACGTATATCAGAAGATGTCATGCTATTAGATAATCCTATACTAACGCTCCGAGAACGTGAACAGCTGCGGGAGAAATTACTTAACGAAGTGATTACCCTGTGGCAAACGGACGAACTGAGAGATCGTAAACCAACTGTGCTTGATGAAGTAAGAAATGGAATGTACTATTTCCATGAAACTTTATTCCATGTACTACCGGATGTTTACGAAGAACTAGAACGCTGCTTGCAAAAATATTACCCAGAAAATCGCTGGCATGTACCAACGTACCTGAAATTCGGCTCTTGGATCGGTGGAGACCGTGATGGAAATCCATCGGTAACTTCTGATGTAACTTGGGAGACTCTTCGAGTACAACGTAAGCTTGCTATACGCGAATATAAACGTATTCTCATTGAACTGATGGGGGTTCTAAGTTTTAGCACTAATATCGTAAACGTATCGGAAGAATTAATGGCTTCGATCGAAGAAGATCGAAAACATGTTGTCATTAAGAAAGCAGACATATGGCGTAATGAGAAAGAACCTTACCGTATTAAGCTTGCTTATATGATTACTAAACTAAGTAATATTCTGGATGAGAGTACATTGGGTCAGCCGAACCGGTATGACTCACCAGAAGAATTAATTCGTGATTTGAAAGTGATCGATTGTAGCTTGCGTCATCATTATGCTGACTATGTTGCAGATACGTATATCAAGAAAACGATCCGCCAAGTAGAACTTTTTGGATTCCACACTGCTACTTTAGATATTCGTCAGCACAGTCAAGAGCATGAAAATGCGATGACAGAAATTTTAGCTCATATGAATATTGTGGAAGATTATTCAGCGCTCAGCGAGGAAGAAAAAATTAATTTACTTGCTGATTTGCTCAATGATCCGCGTCCATTAACATCATCTCACTTTAAATACAGTGAGAATACACATGAATGCTTGGAAGTGTATCGTACCATCTACCGGGCTCAAAAAGAGTACGGAAAGAACTGCATAAATAGTTATCTGATTAGTATGACACGAGGTGCAAGTGATCTGCTCGAAGTAATGGTCCTGGCTAAAGAGGTTGGGTTGTATCGTGTTGAACCAGACGGCACTGTTGTATGCTCTATTCAATCTGTACCTTTATTTGAGACTATTGATGACTTACATGCTGCGCCGCAAATCATGAAACGTCTGTTTGATTTACCGGTATATCGCAGAAGTGTCCAAGCGAGAAATGACGTACAAGAAATTATGCTCGGATACTCCGACAGTAACAAAGACGGCGGAGTAGTTACTGCGAACTGGGAACTGCTTGTGGCGATGAATGATATTACGGCAATGAGTAAAGATTATGGAGTGAAATTGAAATTCTTCCATGGACGCGGAGGAGCTCTTGGACGCGGAGGAATGACATTAAATCGTAGTATCTTGGCTCAGCCGTCTCATACCATAGGTGGAGGAATTAAAATTACTGAACAAGGAGAGGTTATCTCTTCTCGTTATTCACTTAAAGGGATTGCTTATCGCAGCCTAGAGCAAGCTACATCTGCACTATTAACATCAGCAACTGCTGCTCGTACGGAGAAAGTCGATGAAAAAGAAGCAGGCTGGAAAGAAATCATTAAAGAGATCTCTGAAGTTTCACTGGAAAAGTACCAAGATCTTATTTTCCGCGACAAAGATTTCTTCAGTTTCTTTAAAGAATCTACACCTTTACCTGAGATTGGGGAATTAAATATTGGTTCTCGTCCATCTAAGCGTAAGAATAGTGACCGTTTTGAGGACCTGCGTGCGATTCCATGGGTGTTTGCATGGACACAGAGCCGTTACCTCTTCCCGGCATGGTACGCAGCTGGTACGGGGCTACAGAGTTTCTACCAAGGTAAGGAAGAGAACATGAAGGTTCTACAAGATATGTATAATAACTATCCTTTCTTTAGTACCTTGATTGATACAGTACAAATGGCAGTAGCCAAAGCAGATATGAATATTTCCAAACAGTATACTTATATGGTTAAGGATGAAGAAGTACGTAATCGGATTGTGGGACTTATTAAAGAAGAATATAAGTTAACCAAAGATCTGTTACTTAAAGTAACAGGACAACAGGAAATTTTGGATAACGTACCTGTTATTCAAGAATCGATCCGTTTGCGTAATCCGTATGTTGATCCATTGAGTTATCTCCAAGTACAACTGCTTGCAGAGCTGCGTGAACTGCGTGAGCAAGACGGCGATGATGCGGAGCTGCTTCGTGAAGTGTTGTTAACCATCAATGGTATTGCTGCAGGACTACGAAATACAGGTTGA
- a CDS encoding stage II sporulation protein M: MFRLQTFIKDLKSISNYVWASAIIFLVGGVLGWISTGVLQEIMIQQISGIKEISEQLQQGDNVQWNFFTFIFWNNATKAVLVIFAGALAGFIPIIFLVINGGVLGFLLHLSWQQGVSMYDVVVKGLLPHGIIEIPAIIIACAFGLKFGVLIIKSLGQKINRTRNRTVDLHSFMRQTGTASVWIVIFLFIAAIIESTITFALVK; this comes from the coding sequence ATGTTTCGTCTACAAACCTTTATTAAAGATCTTAAGTCGATATCAAATTATGTGTGGGCATCGGCCATCATATTTTTGGTTGGAGGAGTCCTTGGTTGGATTAGCACGGGGGTTTTACAAGAAATTATGATTCAGCAAATTAGCGGGATTAAAGAAATTAGTGAGCAGCTGCAGCAGGGGGATAATGTACAGTGGAACTTTTTCACCTTCATATTTTGGAACAATGCAACTAAGGCGGTGCTTGTTATATTTGCTGGGGCACTAGCAGGATTCATTCCCATTATTTTTCTTGTCATTAATGGGGGAGTTTTAGGCTTTTTACTGCATTTATCATGGCAACAGGGTGTAAGTATGTACGATGTGGTTGTAAAAGGGTTGCTGCCGCACGGAATCATAGAAATTCCCGCTATTATCATCGCATGTGCGTTTGGTCTAAAGTTTGGCGTGCTTATCATTAAATCCTTAGGCCAGAAAATAAATCGGACTCGCAATCGAACGGTAGACTTGCATTCCTTTATGAGACAAACCGGTACGGCTTCTGTCTGGATTGTTATTTTTCTATTCATTGCTGCCATTATTGAAAGCACGATCACATTTGCGCTTGTAAAGTAA
- the pdaB gene encoding polysaccharide deacetylase family sporulation protein PdaB produces MNSYFYVLNGRKIKKFLIVFAAAIFTLGIIYVETENVSVFSEGGGSPSAVYSVPTEKKIIALTFDISWGDKRTEPILKVLEDKKVQKATFFLSAPWSKTHPDMVTKIKESGFEIGSHGYKHVNYSSLTEEEIQKQITTAHSILTDVSGKEPNLLRLPNGDFDKRVLRIADNLKYQVVQWDTDSLDWKNPGVDQIVNRVVSKAHPGDIVLLHASDSVKQTHEALPIIIDQLRQKGYEFVTVSELINQSNVKGTEVRDQAFIDQHIEDAGGL; encoded by the coding sequence ATGAATTCATATTTCTATGTCTTAAATGGACGAAAGATCAAGAAATTTCTGATTGTATTCGCTGCAGCAATCTTCACTCTTGGAATCATCTACGTGGAGACAGAAAATGTATCCGTATTCTCTGAGGGTGGAGGTTCTCCATCCGCAGTATACAGTGTTCCCACAGAGAAAAAAATAATCGCTCTGACGTTTGATATCAGCTGGGGGGATAAACGCACCGAACCGATTCTAAAAGTACTAGAGGATAAAAAAGTACAAAAGGCTACTTTTTTTCTGTCTGCCCCCTGGTCAAAAACACACCCTGATATGGTTACAAAGATTAAAGAATCCGGTTTTGAAATTGGCAGCCACGGATATAAGCATGTGAATTACAGTAGTTTAACGGAAGAAGAAATCCAAAAGCAAATTACAACAGCCCACTCTATTTTAACCGATGTATCGGGAAAAGAACCGAACTTACTCCGCCTTCCAAACGGGGATTTTGATAAGCGAGTACTTCGCATTGCAGATAACCTTAAATACCAGGTTGTTCAGTGGGATACTGATTCCCTAGATTGGAAGAATCCTGGAGTTGATCAGATTGTAAATCGTGTTGTCAGTAAAGCTCATCCTGGCGATATTGTTCTTCTCCATGCCAGTGACTCTGTAAAACAAACTCATGAAGCATTACCGATTATTATTGATCAGCTTCGTCAAAAAGGATATGAGTTCGTGACTGTATCCGAATTAATTAATCAGTCTAATGTAAAAGGAACGGAAGTACGCGATCAAGCATTTATAGACCAACATATTGAAGATGCAGGAGGCCTGTAA
- a CDS encoding KinB-signaling pathway activation protein, whose product MNLRKWFNLFWQTLCIGGIASLLTGLILTTWEYKPSSTADFLLYLLILFGAGMMISVYSQLGFFAYLILNYMGRGTFSIKTWNYIQLALTILALLELMFFRIFMEHSNTGFTDMLLSLIILMTALVTAYFKVKATNSNALIPTLFFMIALTIVETIGVLNIGENAATTFTVIPLLACNTYQILMLHRIVSRTDFKAKELT is encoded by the coding sequence TTGAATTTAAGGAAATGGTTTAATTTATTCTGGCAAACCCTATGTATTGGTGGGATCGCATCATTATTAACGGGACTTATACTCACCACGTGGGAATACAAGCCATCAAGTACAGCTGATTTTCTATTGTATCTACTTATCTTGTTTGGAGCAGGTATGATGATTAGTGTCTATTCCCAGCTAGGTTTTTTCGCTTATTTAATCCTTAATTATATGGGGAGAGGCACATTTTCTATAAAAACATGGAATTACATTCAGTTGGCTCTAACGATTCTTGCCTTACTGGAATTAATGTTCTTCCGTATATTTATGGAGCATAGTAATACAGGGTTTACTGATATGCTGCTTAGTCTCATTATTTTAATGACCGCCCTTGTAACCGCATATTTTAAAGTAAAAGCTACAAATAGTAATGCCCTAATACCTACTTTATTTTTCATGATTGCTTTAACGATAGTGGAGACCATCGGTGTTTTAAATATTGGGGAGAATGCAGCTACCACATTTACCGTGATTCCACTTCTTGCTTGTAATACATATCAGATTCTCATGCTTCACCGAATTGTATCAAGAACGGATTTCAAAGCAAAAGAGCTAACTTAA
- the gerD gene encoding spore germination lipoprotein GerD: protein MKWHSIKGLCMAGGLALFLSGCGSDNPSAAPQGSYKETKTMVIDILKSDEGKKALEEALLGERSSGQSSSSEAGSGSNSSSSGNTSKGLGIKMLTSQSSSDEIRVAVKDTLSSPEYKKVFEEIMKDPKFAGDFAKVVNSQSKQIHMELIKDPSYQKSMEDILKSPEMTKMLLQLTQTADYRKQTMSVMQEAMQNPIFRMEVMELLKSVVKEELQPKQSEGAGGDQEKKDQSKSQGGKKEQGGSSSGGGESSGTGG from the coding sequence GTGAAGTGGCACAGTATTAAAGGTTTATGTATGGCAGGAGGTCTGGCTTTATTTTTATCCGGTTGCGGTTCTGATAATCCAAGTGCTGCTCCGCAGGGGAGTTATAAAGAAACAAAAACAATGGTCATAGATATTCTAAAAAGCGACGAAGGTAAAAAAGCTCTGGAAGAGGCGCTTCTCGGAGAACGTAGTTCCGGACAAAGTTCATCCAGTGAAGCAGGTTCGGGGAGTAATTCAAGCAGTTCAGGAAATACATCTAAAGGGTTAGGAATAAAAATGCTCACTTCGCAAAGCTCTTCTGATGAAATCAGAGTGGCTGTTAAAGACACCTTGTCTTCTCCTGAGTATAAAAAAGTATTCGAGGAAATTATGAAAGATCCTAAATTTGCCGGGGATTTTGCAAAAGTAGTCAATTCCCAAAGTAAACAAATTCATATGGAACTTATTAAAGATCCCTCCTATCAAAAATCGATGGAAGATATCTTAAAATCACCGGAAATGACTAAAATGTTATTACAACTAACCCAAACAGCAGATTATCGTAAACAGACGATGAGTGTGATGCAGGAAGCCATGCAAAATCCTATTTTTCGGATGGAAGTTATGGAACTCTTAAAATCTGTCGTCAAAGAAGAACTTCAGCCTAAACAAAGCGAAGGTGCTGGAGGAGATCAAGAGAAGAAAGACCAATCTAAGAGCCAAGGCGGTAAAAAAGAACAAGGCGGCAGTAGTAGTGGCGGCGGTGAAAGCAGTGGTACTGGTGGGTAA